Part of the Cyprinus carpio isolate SPL01 chromosome A1, ASM1834038v1, whole genome shotgun sequence genome is shown below.
cgagtataattttgtaaagaaaaaaatatatttctaaacatTTATCTATTCCTCCTTTCAAGATATATATTGTGTATTAATGCATGTTGTATCTTTTCAATGAGTTTTCTCTTCATACTGCAAAGCTGTAGATATATATTGTGAAAATGCTATGCATTATAAATTGGATGTTTCTTTTATATTTGGTTATAAACAAAATGCACACTTAGATACCgacaaagtaaatttttttatgatttctttagCTTCACTATAATAACAAATATAGCATTTCGTTTTCCTCTTCTTTCTTACGCATTATAAAAGGGTCTTTACACAAGAAAATAAATTGACATCTTTAAGTTTTAGGAAATTTTGATTTAGTAAGTGTGAAAACCCCTGAGGacacacaacattttaaaatctaaaacacGAGGAACATACGGCACAAAGTTCACGTTGAAGTAAATGTGACAGACAGCGGTTTACCTGCGGATGCTTGGCCGTCATTTGTGTTGATCTGCCAAAAACAAACAGTGTGAGTGAAACGTGCAGCGGTCAGACCTCCATCAGAGGAGCGTCGATCAGTTACTCACCTCCTCGCTGCTTATCAAAGCTGTCAAACAGATTAACATCAGAAGACTGTATTTACTCCATAAATGCCGCCCTGGCATTTTAGATTTATGCTCGTGAACTTTCTACGTTGCTGTCAGATGCTTGTTTTCAAAAGTAAACGGAAGACGCTGAAAGCATCACCTGTATTATATCTGTAGTTAATGAGGTGACTTTACCTGTCGCGCATGACAGCATGCGCATGCGACGCGCTCTTGTTCCGGCAGGTGGCGCGCGAACAACTAAATATGTGGGTTGGCTGGGttgattacttacaaattgtaatccacTACTGactccaaattacatgacaaaaattataGTCAGTAACGTAATctgttacattacacattttaggtgaTATATCCTAATCTGACTacctttttgattacttttgacctaactcgtttatcacaGTGATTTGAAAAGGATAATCATGTAGGCTACCATAATGATttacaaatgcaaacaaaaagaaaatatattccagcTGTTGTTTTTGACAACATGAAGtccattaaatattacattatgtcaaggtttcccaaactggggtttgtaaAGGAACTGCAGTGGGCTccttataattaaaataaatatttttataattttttagataaaatatatagaaattaataaattattaaaatattttgttattttgtttgtttacctgaatgtcatgtgaccattaaccgtGAACATGCTaatgtgatacttaattattaaatgtttattttaaaatctcaggggtacttttaagtaaatatattaggtgaaagaaaaaaaatggatgccTGTATTAGgctacatgtaaataagaaataacgtAACAtaatcctttttaatttttttgattattttggatGTATTACATGGTGGCTACAATAAtctgattttttgtattttgttgtttttgtttttaatggattgatcattttgtttcgtttttaatgattttcgtaaatccagtggtcaaatgctgtgtagccTCTCAAATTTCTGTGTAATAATATCCACCTGACTGGTGACTGGTCTTTCTGACTGTATATAAGTGGTAGGCTATTTTACAAAggaaaatgtgattattaaatttattaaatcaataaattataaataatttaaacagctATTATTATCCTTGTGTTGATAGTGTAGTTGGAGAACAATCAAACAGAAGCTTCCTGAGAACACAGAGGTTTAATGTAGGTGGTCAAACAGCTCAGATATACTTTTCCACACACAAATGCAggcataaattaaaacaacaacataaaaatacacatcaaTTTTGACCTTTCTTGTTATGAAAATACATGCATGGTAGTGGATCATATTTCACTCATTTTGAGTAAACTAAGGCAAAAACGGTGTGAATGCAGCACAATCCCTCTGAGATGTCTAATAGGAATTCAAGTTCTTACAAAGTGAAGAAATGAAAACTTTCTTGATGCAAGTTTCTGGTCTCATTGCGAATTGTAATTCATTGCGTCAACGTGAAAGAAGTGGACCCAGGATGTGGACCCAGCTAACAGAGAACATTCTCAGAATGTTCTAGCACAGTTCTCtcaaacgttcttccagtaacagtaaaggtgctgtatgtaggattgacaccgagtggttgaactaggtattgcagtccaaattaaaaatattggagagggtttttttcacccggcccatcctcctcagacttgatgcacacacaggttgccagttTGACGACACCAACAAAAacaagcgcacttgacgatgaataaaatgaaataagctgtgttttctgccaactggcaacgcAGGTGTctaaatacaattgggtaaactggcaagTGGGCGGGTTTctcaaaccaaaacagagaccgtcGACATTCCggccagaacgcacattttcaaaggacaataactgactgtagcattgtttctCAGAtgaacaagtatgttaacttagcatgtttcttaaatatctgcaaacattttgtggtatttttctgctttagtagagtcaaaatcttacatacagcacctttaattgaACATTTGTTTAAAAGTCTGGAAACGTTTTActtaaatgttttagttggacTTTCATCtaaggtttttttaaatgttgcagcttgttttagaatgttcagagtacattcaaaagtaacattaccATGATGATTGCAAAATGATATAAAGGAATGTTCCCTTAgtgttcacataaccaagaaaaaacatttataaaacttctaaaaaaaaacaggatgttttgaatgttcagagaacattcaaatatAACTTGGAATACTCTTTTGTTAGCTGTATTTTTGTAAACAGGGCATCAGTTTACAGTAGTTGTGTCCTATCTGCTTTTGCTGCTTCACATTGCGCACTTCGTGTTCAGTGTAGTTTTGATGCAACATTTCACTTTAGGGTCATTAATCCAAGACCAGATCTTTATCATGTCTTGTGGGCTCCTGGGATGGACCAGAATCAGACTTTTGTAAGCACAAGGATTCTCTCTGTGCTTTTCCTCAATGTCAAAGGTCTTAAAGCCCATGTGTTTCTCCGGTACTAGTCCCAGTCTCTTCAGACACATCCCTGTAAACACATCGTCAATTGGGTACAACGTGACCAGACGGGAGATCATTCTTAACCGCAGCCCCAGATTACCCGAATACAGGTAGCCTCCGCCACCTGCGTATGGAGGGTAAACGCCACGAAACACGCTCTCAGGGATGTAATACTTGAGGTGTCTGGTCCGGTGTGGTCCGGCATTAGTGATCACATCACCAATGAAAATGTCCTGTGTCTTGGACACCGAAAAGTTGCCTAGGTAAGCCAGCATATGCCGTGTATTGACGAAAACATCGTCGTCGCATTTGAACACATACTTGGCAGAAGCGCAATGGGTCCCAAACCACTCCAGAAAGAGGACTTCCTTTAAGGTGAGATTAAAAAACGTGTCTCGATAATCCCACTGCAGAACATCGCCGTACAACGCCGCTTCGTGCTTGACCATGTCTGACAAATCCGGGAAGTGGTCCGTTGCTGCCGTGTTGCCAAGTAGGAATACTGTCACAATTCGGTGGCCGTTGAGGATCCCAGCACGACCCCATGATTCCCGGATGGCCTGCCGTCGGTCGAAATGTGGCGCAATGGACTTTACTGCTAGCAAGAGGTATGGTGGTTCAGAACACATGTTGGGAGCGTCCGTTATCAAGGGGTAAGACCTACATCCCATGTACAACAAGAAGTCCTGGAATCGCTTTGGTAGGGACTTAAAGTCTTCAATCTCTGTCAACACCCTGCTGTCTGGCCTGCAAGGACTCACGTGATTCAGCCAAAGTGGGATTCCCCTAAAGTCACGAGGGGCATCACTGCCATTTGCAAGCGGCAGGTAGTAGATATCATCGAGACGTTCCTGCTCGCGATTCCAGAATGCCTGACTGAACTCCGGCTTCTTCCAGAACTTTTTGGGCGTCAGTTTCCGTCGATTGTAGATGTCTCGCCCCTGCCCATAGCTTCTGGACACTTCCACCACGACGTAGATGAGGAAGTTTGCTAACATCATCAATCCCAGCATCTTGGTGGTCTTCCAGTTACTTTTCATCTTGAAGATGCCCTcaccacctaaaaaaaaaaacaaagagatttATTACCTGTTGGGTTACCGTCTGGGAACAGAGATGTGGCAAGTCTTCAGAACATGGTGGAGAAAGTGTGATGGGCAAACCACAATGACCTGGAAAATGGAGGAACATGCTAATTACATTAGTCAAAGCCAGTTAGTATGGACTTGAGCTGTGAGTGTTTGATCCATCGACATAAAGAATGTGTTAAAAcctcaaacatacacaaaaataaagtttgttacactcttaaaaataaaagttctttattggcactgatggctccatgaagaacatttaaaatccTTGAAACCTTTccatgcacaaaaggttctttatagtagaccatgttgtttttgtttttttttgatcattaaaatgttccttacactaagaaaataatggttcttttgaAAACTGTTTACAGAGAGGTTCTTTCAggaaccaaaaaatggttctttttatggcatcactgcaaaaacaccctcTAGGATCCTATATTTTTAATCTGAGATTTCTAGATAAAACCATTATTGAATTAGTGAATTGTTATGCAGGCTGCATTCACACTGCACTTGAAAGTTTCTTTCACATCTGATACAGATCTGTTGACtgaataaaaatgagtaaaactCATGAATTTAAAATCTGATCTGGGCTGCTTTCATATTTGGAAATAAATTGGATtcatatgctttatttattttctctaaagaaaaaatgtctcttctttttttttctctaaagaaaaaatgtctcttctttttttcattaaatcacTATCtcatatgctttatttattttctctaaagaaaaaatgtctcttctttttttcattaaatcacTTAATTATGTAAgttattgttgtttatatttatttagttaggtCATGTGAACAACATTCAAGCAGATAACCAGAACTTAGCAGTATTAATGTAGCACATTATTATACCTCAACCCAAAAAAAGCTCATGCAAAGCCGGAAACTTACCACAACAGATTGATATTTCCTGAACCATGAAATGCAAAGAACAACCTTTGAATTTCCTTTTTAGTAAACAAGTAAAAAGTGCTTGAATAGtacatccaaaaatgaaacttctctcattaatcatttaaaatcctgtattttttttttcataaaaaaataatttttttttttaatatttttttttttgaagtgtacagtgtttttatttatagaaatactccagaatttacaataaaacacCATAGAATTAATGACAGGTGCTctatatttcatgtcttttgaaGTCAAGTCAAAGCTTTGTGCTTGGAAAAGTCTTTTGTTTTACGCACAAAGCTGTCGTATGATTCATAACACTCAGAAAAAAACCCTTctgtgctccaaaaaaaaaaaaaaacatacggttttggattgacatgagggtgagtaaaaatcattttaatttctggATGCACTACTTCTTTGAGAAAGATCCAGCTAAAACCATGAACCACTAATAAAACGTTAAAGTAACGGTTGATCCATTACTCACAGCGTGGACATCTGCAGGGTAAGTCTAGGGTGAGATCCATGAGTGAATCCGGTGTGAAGCGTCCAGGGTTTCTCCTCCTGTAACTGTACCTGAACAGTAACGGATGAACCTGCTGCATATCAGCCAATGTTTTTAACACATCAAACCCAAGTTTTCTCTGTATTACAGACTCCACACCATCCTTCATAGAGCTTCCTTCCCTCATTCACTCATACACGTCATGTGTTCCTCATGACACCAATTACAGATGTGCAACGTCAGACTCGTCCTAGTCTCGTATAGTCAGACCTTTGACTAAACAGCTCTGCTACAGTGCACATTGCAGTTTATTTTGACCCAGTAAGACAGGAAGAGACCATTTATAATGAGTAATCTTAGTCTGTGTTGTTTTATTGGGTAGTTTAGGAACGGGTTATGTCAAATAGATTATATACCACAGATTCTGTAATCAGTGCCATGACATTCAGCCTCTGAGTATGTTTCAAAGATATGACGTCAGCTtgtcatattttgcatttaatatgcacCAGACGGTTGAAGTTGGTCTGTGGTGTGCCATCGGAGACTAAACTTTCAGACCGCAGGAAACCGTCAAAAGCATTTCACTTTGGCCAACAAATCCATTTTATGACTGCACTTTTATGACGGCACTCCCGCAAAGAGAACTTAGTTTCCACACTATGATGCAATGCTATCATTGGCCTACTTTAACACCTCTCGTAACTGAGCGACAGCTCATTAGCGCAGTCCAATCCAGACATAATCACAGTTGTTTCAGACAGCTTATCTACAGACCACATGCAAGTTATGAGCAGCATTAAGAGTAACAAAAATAAGTGAATGACATACTACTTAATTAGCGCTCAAAATAAGtgcaacagagagaaaaaagagaaacatttcaaGAAAACAGGTCTAGATGCTATCACTGATTTTAATGTCGGAATGTGTCACACTTAATTACAgaagattttaattttaacataaacactttttttatttttggcaaatgtaaaagctcTTTCACAATAAACGTGGAATGAgaaagcctcaggctgaaggaactgtacattcacatctgtacagtagaaaGCCGAGCTCAAACAAACTTCAGCTGTGCTGCtattctggattgcatgaagaaaaggacacaggagaagaaagttcactcttcagcaataaaaaaaaaataaggcacaaatgttatgtttatctaaagtcatttttgttttttgttattgttatgtttGATTTTGGTATTAGAGTGGTAGAGGTAAtggttattgttgttattgtgattaaatacataaaggatgcCATTTAACCTATTTAAGAaggttttcatttctgtttttatttatttttggtaatacttaatctgtttttgtgcaagtgagatgagtaaatgcatgttcacgTTTAATCTAAAGCTACAGTAAGCATCATGTTCATACAGcgcacacaacacctctgcacttactccagatttctctcaacatgaggacaggagagaaaactgtgattttaaagGTGTAGTTAACGTCCTGAAGGCACAGGCTAATGCTTCTGTGCAGACACTGTACTGTAAACagcaaatgagtgtgtgtgtgtgtgtgtgtgtgtgtgtgtgtgtgtgtgtgtgtgtgtgtgtgtgtgtgtgtgtgtgtacacattagAACCCAGAGTTGCCTACATGTTGATAATCCTGTCATTACGGGGGATTTTTCACAGATATAATGGTTTATTTGCTAAAGCTCAGGTAGCCTAGTTTTGTAAGTATATTTTTGTAAGCTTTATGTGAGGCTAAAACTTAAGTAGCTCATTTATAGTGAATCCTCTCAGATCTAATATGATGCATGTTGTTGGACATCAATAAAAATCTAACAGTTCTCAAGTGTCATAACTCAGTTTCATGATGCCCGACCTGCACCATATGTCATTTGAGAAGGTTTTCAGTGAATAATTCAGCCTCACATAACTATTGCATGACTGATTCTAGCACATGGGTCTTACAGACTAAACTGTTTTGGTATTTTTTGGAGACATCCAGTGGTCACACTGTTGTAGTATGGAAACAATCCATGCAAAAAATCTTTAATTCAGATATGAGACCTgagaaaatgacattttaaggATTTGTCaaccagacagagagaaagatagaCTATTAGTATTAATTTGttgtattgtataataataataaaatgacaaatcttTTATTTGCCTTTTATAAAGATCAGGGTGGTGAAGGTGAATAACAGATACCAAACTTAACGATATTCGTTAACGTAGAAGCCTAAgctatatttgaataaaatttttaaatgcaataatttctATAAGTTATATCTATTTTGGCATTTATGAGTCTTAACTCGTAGGTGCACGCGTGTCTGAATTTACCTGTACGTACGTGTGCGTCTGTTCTCACCTTTATAACAGCGGTCCACAACAGTTGTTCTTCACAGGTCGAACATTTCCCTCTATCTTCCGAACGgaattgttgtgttttgtgtatttcttCATTGAATTTCTGAAGTCCCATTTAAAGTCTGTATTCCACATGAACGAGCAGCATGTAGTCGAGTCAGATCAGAGTCACAGCGCGAGCACCTCCCTCACCACGGACGCGCGCGCGTGCACGGGTTAACTATGCGCATGGGGGCCAATTTTGTATAATCTCCTCACAAACAAACGAGCGAGGACGTTTGAAATGCTCGTAGCTATATACAATGCTCACAAATCATATTTTGCTCTGCTGATATCAACAGGTTTAGGGGTGGAGTGAGGATTGGCCTTGAGCAAATATCATCACCTCCTTATTTATTTGTCTGCATGATGTCCTTAATGTGTATTTGAATTCTGATTAAGGCTTAAAACTTGCCTCAGGGTAACAATCCCATTTTCTTCACTTTGCAAGCAAATGATACAATAGGCctatgctttttttcccccacaacaTATGCCCTAGcagactttaaaaatatttttctgcatCATGTGGAAGAAgtcattttatattgatttttcttccattaaaaatgtaattgattgctttttaaaactttttatttttattttttttgcatgtgaaatTGCTTAAAAGGGTTTGTTCAAAATACAGATGTAGCCACCATAAGTATTATTGCACTTACCctgtaatatgtttatttattggtatagtttccattattaaagttttagtatttattcctactaagtcaaaataaaataattcgccacggtttttaatattattctgaCAGCAAATTGCATTTAGGCTCTCAGTTGCACTagaaatattttgataaaacttTTTGCTCTTTTTATTCAATGAGATCAATTTTATGTAAGAAAAAtctattaagtatttttttctgtcaactattttttttaacaatatgcatTCTATTCTATTCGATTCTGCACAATAACTCCAGGACACCAGCATTAACAGTTGGTTCTGTCAGCTTCAGGCGAGTAAAATGAACAATTGACTCATTATTTGAATGTGTTCATTAGTTAGCGACATATTCACATAAACGTATGTACCTCCATATCTTCATGCAGCCTGTTCTTCGGAGATGTTTACAAGGCTTCACGTGCAATCGTCATATCATACTTTTCATAGGAGGCAGTTACACCCATTGTCTTCTCAACTGAATAATTAATAGGACATAGGTTAAACCAAACATTTGTTGTAAATGACAGAACGAGAACCATCTGTTCAAGTTCCATGAGGAAGAAAAGCTCACTGATGTGTTTGGTCTATTACACACATCAATCCTCATCTGCTTCACGTCCACATATTCACACCTGTGAGACAAGAGACACGTCTCAACCGGTTCACCTGCTGCGTAGATGGTGTAAACTtgacttaaatatttaaacaggaTGGGTGGCATCACCATCTTATAGTAAATACTGAGTCTCCAAACACAGACATACACTAAATATgatacaagaaagaaaaataaatcacagtGGTGCAAAATAGCATtcaaaactgctaaaaaaaaaaaaaaaaattcagtggatGTTCTCCTATCTATCATAGGATGTTGTCCTATGTTTTAcataaatcatatgtaaaaaaataaaattaaagttgttttattttctatttatttcttttttcaatcCTTTTAgaattcattttatgttttattcattattacaattatagtttttaaaataaatgtcgaataaacataaaatttaacatataacataaacatttcaattaaaaaatgaatgcatgctttttttaaataatggtaaatctaaagtaaaaaaaaaatcgaaataaaaaaacaaacaaaaaaaaaatctgatctaaaatgcttttttaaaaagactacaaagaaattacatttgtgacATTATAAGTCAACAATTTTGACCCTATCATGAACAATATGCTTTTTAACATACGTGAACAGTGGGCTTATCTCTTCTCAATATAACTTTGACTTTCAGAATGACGATCTTCACTCAAAAACAGCAGTGATAAAGAAGGATTATGATATTAGTATCTCTCAGTTCCAAGAACCCCAAATCATTTGGTACACATAACAAACATTAACTCCTTCACCTGCACTGCCACTGCTCACCATTTATCTAGTTATTACTTCATTTACTTACTTAGTGACTACATAAAAGCACCATTAACCCTGTgaagtgatttaaaatgcatcaaatatATCTTGAAGACAAGGACTGAAATGGTTGGCCGTTAGCAAAGCAAGCTCATTAGTTTGATTCACAAATGTCTGCCAAAATgtctaaaaatttatttaaccCTAACCCATAGTTAAAGGATAAAAGCACAGGTGTTAACTGAGaatatgctgaaaatgtgctcagcctagatgtagatgagtttgtttcttcataagaactgatttggagaaatgcagcattccTTTgaatcacttgttcaccagtgtatcctgtgcagtgaatgggtgccgtcagaatgagagtccaaacagctgataaaacgtCACAATAAAAGCTGCacgtttgtaaaaaaacaaatccagctAAAATAGAGGTCCTCTATCTGTAATATTGCCTTTCATAAGACATTAAAGTCTTATgaaaggggaagtcgtggcctaatggttagagagtcggaacTGAGCCTACCGAATCGAAGGGTTGTCcattcgagtctcgggccggcggGAATTGGATCAGTGCATGGGATCTCTCTGCAGTGATACCACGGGTTAGGTGCCTTCAGCAATGAtcgagtccaaacagctgaggggcgccgcagcataaaatggctgcccactgcacgGGTgttgttacagtgtgtgtgtgtgttcactgctaaaATAGAGGTCACtctaaatgcagagcacgaattctgataTAGGGTCACCATTTGGCATAAGACACCTCAccttaactgatggactggagtggtgtggattattgtgatgtttttatcagctgtttagactctcattctgacggcacccattcaccacagaggatccattggtgagcaagtgatgtaatgctacgtttctccaaatctgatgaagaaacaaactcatctacatcttggatggcctgagggtgagtgcattttcagcaaattgtctatttttgggtgaactattcttttaacacTCAAAGTAAGTACTTCAggaatataaataaactataaactacaCACTATAAAACTAACACTGACTACTGAACCTGAAATCCTGTATGAGTAAATAATCATGGATACAAAAAAATGAACTCACAGATATCCAAGTTTGAGGTTTgacaatgattattttttatgatgaataTATCTTTATAACAATacagcatataaaacaaacacatcccctcactctctctcacacacacacacacacacacacacacacacccctataAAGAGGCAGATCTGCTCTAGCTGTGGTGCACGACACTGTCGATGCTCTCCTGAAG
Proteins encoded:
- the LOC109097262 gene encoding N-acetyllactosaminide beta-1,3-N-acetylglucosaminyltransferase 2-like isoform X1, with the protein product MREGSSMKDGVESVIQRKLGFDVLKTLADMQQVHPLLFRYSYRRRNPGRFTPDSLMDLTLDLPCRCPRCGEGIFKMKSNWKTTKMLGLMMLANFLIYVVVEVSRSYGQGRDIYNRRKLTPKKFWKKPEFSQAFWNREQERLDDIYYLPLANGSDAPRDFRGIPLWLNHVSPCRPDSRVLTEIEDFKSLPKRFQDFLLYMGCRSYPLITDAPNMCSEPPYLLLAVKSIAPHFDRRQAIRESWGRAGILNGHRIVTVFLLGNTAATDHFPDLSDMVKHEAALYGDVLQWDYRDTFFNLTLKEVLFLEWFGTHCASAKYVFKCDDDVFVNTRHMLAYLGNFSVSKTQDIFIGDVITNAGPHRTRHLKYYIPESVFRGVYPPYAGGGGYLYSGNLGLRLRMISRLVTLYPIDDVFTGMCLKRLGLVPEKHMGFKTFDIEEKHRENPCAYKSLILVHPRSPQDMIKIWSWINDPKVKCCIKTTLNTKCAM
- the LOC109097262 gene encoding N-acetyllactosaminide beta-1,3-N-acetylglucosaminyltransferase 2-like isoform X2 — encoded protein: MDLTLDLPCRCPRCGEGIFKMKSNWKTTKMLGLMMLANFLIYVVVEVSRSYGQGRDIYNRRKLTPKKFWKKPEFSQAFWNREQERLDDIYYLPLANGSDAPRDFRGIPLWLNHVSPCRPDSRVLTEIEDFKSLPKRFQDFLLYMGCRSYPLITDAPNMCSEPPYLLLAVKSIAPHFDRRQAIRESWGRAGILNGHRIVTVFLLGNTAATDHFPDLSDMVKHEAALYGDVLQWDYRDTFFNLTLKEVLFLEWFGTHCASAKYVFKCDDDVFVNTRHMLAYLGNFSVSKTQDIFIGDVITNAGPHRTRHLKYYIPESVFRGVYPPYAGGGGYLYSGNLGLRLRMISRLVTLYPIDDVFTGMCLKRLGLVPEKHMGFKTFDIEEKHRENPCAYKSLILVHPRSPQDMIKIWSWINDPKVKCCIKTTLNTKCAM
- the LOC109097262 gene encoding N-acetyllactosaminide beta-1,3-N-acetylglucosaminyltransferase 2-like isoform X3 — its product is MKSNWKTTKMLGLMMLANFLIYVVVEVSRSYGQGRDIYNRRKLTPKKFWKKPEFSQAFWNREQERLDDIYYLPLANGSDAPRDFRGIPLWLNHVSPCRPDSRVLTEIEDFKSLPKRFQDFLLYMGCRSYPLITDAPNMCSEPPYLLLAVKSIAPHFDRRQAIRESWGRAGILNGHRIVTVFLLGNTAATDHFPDLSDMVKHEAALYGDVLQWDYRDTFFNLTLKEVLFLEWFGTHCASAKYVFKCDDDVFVNTRHMLAYLGNFSVSKTQDIFIGDVITNAGPHRTRHLKYYIPESVFRGVYPPYAGGGGYLYSGNLGLRLRMISRLVTLYPIDDVFTGMCLKRLGLVPEKHMGFKTFDIEEKHRENPCAYKSLILVHPRSPQDMIKIWSWINDPKVKCCIKTTLNTKCAM